GAAGACATTCCCAACATGGACGGACGTCCTCGAAGTCGTACGAAAACTCGGCTATCGCAAGACAATGGATAGCGAACTCAATCTTGGTGCTGACTGCGAAGACTGGACTGAGCCGTCAGATGCCGACAGTGGCATGAACCACTACTCGTCACAAGTTGAAGATAACGCCGCCTAGCCGTCCCAGATCTAGTGGTTCTCGTACCAGTCCACATTGATCTGAATGTACTTCGTCCACTCTTCAGGCAAGTCTTCCTCTGGGAAGATTGCCTGAACTGGACACTCGTCGACACAGAGACCGCAGTCGATACATGTGTCGGGATCGATGTACAACATCTG
This is a stretch of genomic DNA from Phycisphaerales bacterium. It encodes these proteins:
- a CDS encoding ferredoxin family protein, which translates into the protein MTHIIAEPCIGTKDGACVDVCPVDCIHPTKDEAEFDPSQMLYIDPDTCIDCGLCVDECPVQAIFPEEDLPEEWTKYIQINVDWYENH